Proteins from one Polynucleobacter wuianus genomic window:
- a CDS encoding PAS domain-containing sensor histidine kinase: MKSTALFGLVIKPFNWLRKIRGFRLVYTPLLAIVLFTVVMGIILGTLHLQEKGQQEAALFRELSFAKQRIQLRFANNADSLNTINREIAASSEDTKLRQLVREQADDLVLNNHEIVKIIWLNAENTKQWTVPVNNAKTDWISKTQNDQAVNEGLNKAIELSRATSRAAFSQFISLNLSDEEPLVKDRRTVFWQVAPNIVGGQVIGFLAALYTTQGILDIIPGELKAHYRFTLLTDKERVLSISSDRDTPKRAFSNQTSLDIGVLSPNLVLRIDTYPPPTNLTFRMLIGVVIGLSAFVIWSLWSVLKQMQVRQEAEANLSTETSFRNAMENSTPVGIRAHDMQKRITYVNRAFCEMTGWSAKELVGLLPPFPFWPDARRDELVDKMNRALLSDTGSKTGIEGAILRRDGSLIQTRTFIAPLINERGKQTGWVTSLIDISEPKKIREELAASQERFITVLEGLDAAVSVVDLESDQLLFANRFYRENFGDDSKGHFQLAGNANNLETLHDVAEDLQDSPPGIPTSFLYQESESEEIQLSDGSNKWYEVRRRFIPWVDGHLAQLLIATDITARKEADESARLQEERMQFTSRLTTMGEMASSLAHELNQPLSAISNYCMGVAKRLEGNLDPALTKDILPALEKASEQAHRAGTIIQRIRGFVKRSEPQRKSTAISEIINDAVGLVEIEAHRHRLTMTSNITENLPEVDIDPVLILQVLVNLLKNGLDSTREAYPLSSRWSAPAVNISADLDTSIFPAMLRIQVSDGGSGIPELVSQRMFEPFFSTKSDGMGMGLNICRSIIESHQGRLWAVNRMDAEHTKLAGCTFTILLPLVSPEAAGNV; this comes from the coding sequence ATGAAATCAACAGCTTTATTCGGCTTAGTCATTAAGCCCTTTAACTGGCTCCGCAAAATTCGCGGATTTAGGCTCGTTTACACCCCGCTTCTTGCGATTGTGTTGTTTACCGTAGTCATGGGCATTATTTTGGGCACCCTGCACTTGCAGGAAAAGGGGCAACAAGAGGCGGCTCTATTTAGAGAACTGTCATTTGCTAAGCAACGCATTCAATTACGCTTTGCCAATAATGCCGATTCATTAAATACGATTAATCGCGAAATCGCGGCAAGTAGTGAAGATACAAAACTCAGGCAACTTGTTCGCGAGCAAGCAGATGACTTGGTTTTAAATAACCATGAAATTGTCAAAATCATTTGGCTCAATGCAGAAAATACAAAACAATGGACAGTTCCTGTCAATAATGCCAAAACCGATTGGATTAGCAAAACCCAGAATGATCAAGCGGTCAATGAGGGTCTTAACAAAGCTATTGAGCTAAGTCGCGCTACAAGTAGAGCAGCTTTTAGTCAATTCATTTCACTCAATCTATCGGATGAAGAACCTCTAGTAAAGGATAGAAGAACAGTCTTCTGGCAAGTCGCTCCCAATATTGTAGGCGGCCAAGTTATTGGTTTTTTAGCGGCTCTGTACACAACGCAAGGCATCTTAGACATCATTCCGGGAGAGCTCAAAGCCCATTACCGCTTCACCCTCCTCACTGACAAGGAGAGAGTTCTCTCCATCTCCTCCGATCGCGATACACCCAAGCGGGCTTTTAGCAATCAAACCAGTTTGGATATTGGCGTATTAAGTCCAAATTTAGTATTACGCATCGACACCTATCCACCCCCAACCAATTTGACTTTCCGCATGTTGATTGGTGTGGTGATTGGACTCTCCGCTTTTGTAATTTGGAGTCTATGGTCAGTACTAAAGCAGATGCAAGTGCGACAAGAGGCCGAAGCTAACTTAAGCACAGAAACCAGTTTTCGTAATGCGATGGAAAACTCTACTCCGGTGGGTATTCGTGCACACGATATGCAAAAGCGCATTACTTATGTAAATCGCGCTTTTTGTGAAATGACTGGGTGGTCGGCAAAAGAGCTGGTAGGTCTTTTGCCCCCCTTCCCCTTCTGGCCTGATGCCAGGCGTGATGAGCTTGTCGACAAAATGAACCGCGCTCTTTTATCAGACACGGGATCGAAGACTGGTATTGAGGGGGCTATTTTGCGACGCGATGGCTCCTTGATTCAGACCCGTACTTTTATTGCTCCCTTAATTAATGAGCGGGGCAAGCAAACTGGCTGGGTCACTTCTTTAATTGATATCTCTGAGCCTAAAAAAATTCGAGAAGAGCTGGCAGCATCACAAGAGCGCTTTATTACCGTGCTCGAAGGTTTAGACGCTGCAGTGTCTGTAGTGGATTTGGAAAGCGATCAGCTTTTATTTGCCAATCGCTTCTATCGAGAAAATTTTGGAGACGATTCGAAAGGTCACTTCCAACTGGCTGGCAATGCCAATAACTTAGAAACCCTGCATGATGTTGCGGAAGATCTGCAAGACTCTCCTCCCGGTATCCCTACCTCCTTTTTATATCAAGAGTCCGAGTCTGAAGAAATTCAACTGAGTGATGGCAGCAATAAGTGGTATGAGGTTAGGCGCCGTTTCATTCCTTGGGTCGATGGCCACTTAGCTCAACTATTAATTGCTACTGATATTACGGCTCGTAAGGAGGCGGATGAATCAGCGCGGCTACAAGAGGAGCGCATGCAATTTACTAGTCGTTTAACCACTATGGGTGAGATGGCCTCATCTCTTGCACATGAATTAAATCAACCGCTCTCAGCGATCTCTAACTACTGCATGGGTGTGGCTAAACGTTTAGAGGGCAATTTAGATCCTGCGCTTACAAAAGATATCTTGCCTGCTCTTGAAAAAGCATCTGAACAGGCTCACCGTGCCGGTACGATCATTCAGCGTATTCGTGGATTTGTTAAACGCAGCGAGCCGCAACGAAAATCTACAGCCATTAGCGAGATCATCAATGATGCAGTGGGATTGGTCGAGATTGAGGCGCACCGACATCGCCTCACCATGACATCGAACATAACCGAGAATCTCCCCGAGGTAGATATTGATCCAGTATTGATATTGCAAGTATTGGTTAATCTCCTCAAAAATGGCCTAGACAGCACGCGCGAGGCCTACCCGCTTTCTTCTCGCTGGTCGGCCCCTGCGGTCAATATCTCCGCTGACCTCGATACCAGCATCTTCCCAGCCATGCTTCGCATTCAGGTGAGTGATGGTGGGTCTGGAATCCCAGAATTGGTCTCCCAGCGCATGTTTGAGCCTTTTTTCAGCACTAAATCTGATGGAATGGGCATGGGGCTCAATATTTGTCGCTCCATTATTGAATCCCACCAAGGCCGTCTATGGGCGGTCAATCGTATGGATGCCGAACATACTAAGCTGGCTGGCTGCACCTTTACAATACTCTTACCCCTAGTTTCCCCGGAAGCAGCGGGTAATGTTTAA
- the aceE gene encoding pyruvate dehydrogenase (acetyl-transferring), homodimeric type: MAAVPDQVLGKQNLQDADPGETQEWLQALDGVIHNEGPQRAAYLIDQQISHARVNGVDQPFHAETPYINTIPVENQARLPGDQNVEHRIRSYTRWNAMAMVLRANKDTNVGGHISSFQSAATLYDVGYNHFWHAPSPEHGGDLIFVQGHSAPGVYARAYMLGRLTDDQLNNFRQEVGGKGISSYPHPWLMPDFWQFPTVSMGLGPIMAIYQARFMKYLRDRGFIQEQGRKVWAFLGDGETDEPESLGAIGMAGREKLDNLIFVINCNLQRLDGPVRGNGKIIQELESEFRGAGWNVIKVVWGGQWDALFARDKKGILMQRLGEIVDGQYQTMKAKNGAYVREIVFNTPELKALVSDWSDEEIWQLNRGGHDPHKVYAAFHAAVNHKDQPTVILAHTIKGYGMGGSGEAMNIAHQAKKMNDDDVRRFRDRFEIPVKDEQLDDMPLVKFAEGSPELEYMKARRQELGGYLPQRRAKAESLPVPALDAFAPLLEATSEGREISTTMAFVRMLNTVVRDKTIGKRVVPIVPDESRTFGMEGMFRQLGIWNQLGQLYTPEDHDQLMFYKEDKTGQILQEGINEAGGMCDWIAAATSYSTHGVPMLPFYIFYSMFGFQRIGDLAWAAGDMRSRGFLLGGTAGRTTLNGEGLQHEDGHSHLWSAAVPNCISYDPTFAFELAVVIQDGMRRMLEVQEDVYYYVTLMNENYAHPAMPKGAEKDIIKGMYKLKSVGDSNAKLRVQLLGSGTIFREVIEAAEMLQKDWGIASDLWGCPSFTELGRDWNAVHRANLLNPTAAPTLSHVEKCLKDTTGPIVAATDYVRMFAEQIRPAIQHMGRRYEVLGTDGFGRSDTREKLRDFFEVDRRWVVITALRSLVDAGQLDRQKLADAIKKYGIDTTKPNPMTV; this comes from the coding sequence ATGGCTGCGGTTCCAGACCAAGTATTAGGCAAGCAAAATCTACAGGATGCGGATCCTGGTGAAACACAAGAATGGTTACAGGCCCTTGATGGCGTTATTCACAATGAAGGTCCGCAGCGTGCTGCTTACTTAATTGATCAGCAGATTTCTCATGCACGTGTGAATGGGGTAGATCAACCCTTCCATGCAGAGACCCCTTATATCAATACGATTCCAGTAGAGAACCAAGCACGCTTGCCTGGTGATCAAAACGTGGAACACCGCATTCGTTCATACACTCGTTGGAATGCCATGGCCATGGTGCTGCGTGCAAACAAAGATACCAATGTGGGTGGACATATTTCCTCATTCCAGTCTGCCGCAACTTTGTATGACGTTGGTTACAACCACTTCTGGCATGCACCATCTCCAGAACATGGCGGCGACTTGATATTTGTTCAAGGTCACTCAGCTCCAGGTGTCTACGCCCGTGCCTATATGCTGGGGCGCCTAACCGATGACCAATTAAATAACTTCCGCCAAGAGGTTGGTGGTAAAGGTATTTCTAGCTACCCACATCCTTGGTTGATGCCAGACTTTTGGCAGTTCCCAACGGTATCGATGGGTCTTGGTCCAATCATGGCGATTTACCAAGCTCGTTTTATGAAGTACTTAAGAGACCGTGGCTTTATTCAAGAGCAAGGTCGTAAGGTTTGGGCTTTCTTGGGTGATGGTGAAACTGATGAGCCAGAATCTTTGGGTGCTATCGGTATGGCTGGTCGCGAGAAGTTAGACAACTTGATCTTCGTGATCAACTGTAACTTGCAGCGTTTAGATGGACCAGTACGCGGTAATGGAAAAATTATTCAAGAGCTCGAGAGCGAATTCCGCGGCGCAGGCTGGAACGTCATTAAGGTGGTATGGGGCGGTCAGTGGGATGCTTTGTTTGCCCGCGATAAGAAGGGCATCTTGATGCAGCGTCTTGGAGAGATCGTGGATGGTCAATACCAGACCATGAAGGCCAAGAATGGTGCTTACGTTCGCGAGATCGTATTTAACACCCCAGAACTCAAAGCCCTAGTAAGTGACTGGAGTGATGAAGAGATTTGGCAACTGAACCGTGGCGGCCATGATCCGCACAAAGTGTATGCAGCTTTTCACGCGGCAGTGAATCATAAAGATCAACCAACCGTGATTCTGGCGCACACCATCAAGGGATACGGTATGGGTGGTTCTGGTGAGGCAATGAACATTGCTCACCAAGCTAAGAAGATGAATGATGATGATGTTCGTCGTTTCCGTGATCGCTTCGAGATTCCAGTAAAAGACGAGCAACTCGATGACATGCCTTTGGTGAAGTTTGCGGAAGGTAGTCCAGAACTAGAGTACATGAAAGCGCGTCGCCAAGAGTTAGGCGGTTACTTGCCACAACGTCGCGCTAAAGCAGAAAGCTTGCCCGTACCAGCATTGGATGCATTTGCACCATTGCTAGAAGCCACCAGCGAAGGTCGTGAGATTTCTACAACGATGGCCTTTGTGCGCATGCTCAATACTGTTGTCCGTGACAAGACTATCGGTAAGCGCGTAGTTCCAATCGTGCCAGATGAGTCACGTACTTTCGGTATGGAGGGCATGTTCCGTCAACTGGGTATTTGGAATCAGTTGGGCCAGCTTTACACCCCAGAAGACCATGATCAATTGATGTTCTACAAAGAAGACAAAACTGGTCAGATTTTGCAAGAGGGTATTAATGAAGCGGGCGGTATGTGTGACTGGATCGCGGCTGCAACTTCATACTCTACTCATGGGGTACCCATGTTGCCGTTCTACATCTTCTACTCTATGTTTGGTTTCCAGCGGATTGGCGACTTAGCTTGGGCGGCAGGTGATATGCGTAGCCGTGGCTTCTTGCTTGGAGGAACCGCTGGTAGGACTACTCTGAATGGCGAAGGCTTACAACACGAAGATGGTCATAGCCATCTGTGGAGCGCTGCGGTACCAAACTGCATTAGCTATGACCCAACTTTTGCATTTGAATTGGCAGTAGTAATTCAAGATGGTATGCGTCGTATGCTTGAAGTTCAAGAAGATGTTTATTACTACGTGACTTTGATGAATGAGAACTACGCTCATCCAGCAATGCCAAAAGGCGCTGAAAAAGACATCATTAAAGGGATGTACAAACTCAAGTCTGTAGGTGACAGCAATGCGAAGTTACGCGTCCAACTCTTAGGTTCTGGAACGATCTTCCGTGAGGTCATTGAAGCGGCTGAGATGCTACAAAAAGATTGGGGCATTGCCTCTGACCTATGGGGTTGCCCAAGCTTTACTGAGTTAGGGCGCGATTGGAATGCGGTACATCGCGCTAACCTGCTCAACCCAACTGCAGCACCAACACTTTCTCATGTAGAGAAGTGCTTGAAAGACACTACTGGTCCAATCGTTGCGGCCACTGACTATGTTCGTATGTTTGCTGAGCAGATTCGTCCAGCGATTCAGCACATGGGTCGTCGTTATGAAGTTTTGGGTACAGACGGTTTTGGTCGTTCCGATACTCGTGAAAAACTCCGTGACTTCTTTGAGGTAGATCGCCGCTGGGTAGTGATTACTGCTTTGAGATCTTTGGTTGACGCAGGTCAGCTTGATCGTCAGAAATTGGCTGATGCTATTAAGAAGTATGGCATCGACACTACTAAACCAAACCCAATGACGGTTTAA